A single region of the Streptococcus sanguinis genome encodes:
- the mutL gene encoding DNA mismatch repair endonuclease MutL → MSKIIELPEILANQIAAGEVIERPSSVVKELVENSIDAGASQITIEIEEAGLKSIQVTDNGEGIEHQDVPLALRRHATSKIKKQADLFRIRTLGFRGEAIPSIASVSRFTIETATEAGQHGTLLVAQGGEIEEHVPTSSPVGTKIKIEDLFFNTPARLKYMKSQQAELSHIVDVINRLSLAHPEVAFTLISDGREMTRTAGSGNLRQAISGIYGLATAKKMVEISASDLDFEVSGYVSLPELTRANRNYITILINGRYIKNFLLNRAILDGYGSKLMVGRFPLAVINIQIDPYLADVNVHPTKQEVRISKERELMALISQAIATSLKEQDLIPDALENLAKSTVKRATKPEQTSLPLKENRLYYDKEQNDFFLKPQVAEQQLSFEESAGPVHEATNEKAEPQPTSVKFAERKLASYDQLDHPELDQASLERAVDKLEQEEKSSFPELEYFGQMHGTYLFAQGKGGLYIIDQHAAQERVKYEYYREKIGDVDNSQQQLLVPYIFEFPADDMLRIKQRMELLEDAGIFLEEYGANQFILREHPIWFKEEEIEAGIYEMCDMLLLTKEVSIKKYRAELAIMMSCKRSIKANHSLDDYSARDLLFQLSQCDNPYNCPHGRPVLVNFTKSDMEKMFRRIQENHTSLRELGKY, encoded by the coding sequence ATGTCAAAAATTATCGAACTTCCAGAAATTCTGGCCAATCAGATTGCGGCAGGTGAGGTCATTGAGCGACCTAGCAGCGTGGTCAAGGAGCTGGTGGAAAATTCAATTGATGCGGGTGCAAGTCAGATTACTATCGAAATCGAGGAGGCCGGACTCAAGAGCATTCAGGTAACGGACAATGGCGAGGGCATAGAGCACCAAGATGTCCCTCTGGCACTTCGCCGCCATGCTACCAGCAAAATCAAGAAGCAGGCGGATCTCTTTCGGATTCGGACATTGGGTTTTCGTGGTGAGGCCATTCCTTCCATTGCTTCTGTCTCGCGTTTTACCATTGAAACAGCAACGGAAGCCGGCCAGCACGGGACCCTGCTGGTTGCCCAAGGCGGTGAGATCGAAGAGCATGTGCCTACCAGCAGTCCGGTGGGAACGAAAATCAAGATAGAAGATCTCTTCTTCAATACTCCGGCCCGGCTCAAGTATATGAAGAGCCAGCAGGCTGAGCTGTCCCATATCGTTGATGTGATTAATCGGCTCAGTCTGGCCCATCCGGAAGTAGCTTTCACCCTTATCAGTGACGGCCGCGAAATGACACGGACTGCCGGCAGTGGTAATCTGCGTCAGGCTATTTCAGGAATCTATGGTTTGGCAACAGCTAAGAAAATGGTGGAAATCTCTGCTTCAGATTTGGACTTTGAAGTGAGTGGCTATGTCAGCCTGCCTGAGTTGACTCGTGCGAATCGTAATTATATTACGATCCTCATTAACGGCCGCTACATTAAGAATTTCCTACTCAATCGTGCTATTTTGGACGGCTACGGCAGCAAGCTGATGGTAGGCCGCTTCCCACTAGCGGTCATCAATATCCAGATTGATCCCTATCTGGCAGATGTCAATGTCCATCCGACCAAGCAAGAGGTGCGAATTTCTAAAGAGCGGGAACTCATGGCCTTGATTTCGCAAGCTATTGCAACCAGTCTCAAGGAGCAGGATCTTATCCCGGATGCTTTGGAAAATCTAGCCAAATCAACTGTTAAGCGTGCGACTAAGCCCGAACAGACCAGTCTTCCGCTGAAAGAAAATCGCCTCTACTACGATAAGGAGCAGAATGACTTTTTCCTCAAGCCACAGGTGGCCGAGCAGCAGCTATCCTTTGAAGAATCAGCAGGGCCTGTTCATGAAGCGACAAATGAAAAAGCAGAGCCACAACCAACTTCAGTCAAATTTGCAGAGAGAAAGCTAGCCAGCTATGACCAACTAGATCATCCAGAGCTAGATCAGGCCAGTCTGGAGCGGGCTGTGGATAAGTTGGAACAGGAAGAGAAGTCAAGCTTCCCAGAGTTAGAATATTTCGGCCAGATGCATGGCACTTATCTCTTTGCTCAGGGCAAGGGTGGTCTTTACATTATTGACCAGCATGCTGCCCAAGAGCGGGTCAAGTATGAGTATTATCGGGAGAAGATAGGGGATGTGGACAATAGCCAGCAGCAGCTCTTGGTGCCCTATATCTTTGAATTTCCAGCAGACGATATGCTGCGAATCAAGCAGCGGATGGAGCTGTTAGAAGATGCTGGCATCTTTTTAGAAGAGTACGGAGCCAATCAGTTTATCCTCCGTGAGCATCCCATTTGGTTCAAGGAAGAGGAGATTGAGGCCGGCATCTATGAAATGTGTGATATGCTTCTCCTGACCAAGGAAGTTTCCATCAAGAAATATCGAGCAGAGCTAGCCATTATGATGAGCTGCAAACGCTCCATCAAGGCCAATCACAGTCTGGATGACTACTCTGCGCGTGACTTGCTCTTTCAGCTGTCCCAGTGTGACAATCCTTACAACTGCCCACACGGCCGACCGGTCTTAGTCAATTTTACCAAGTCGGATATGGAAAAAATGTTCCGCCGCATTCAGGAAAATCATACTAGCCTGCGGGAGTTAGGGAAATACTAA
- a CDS encoding RDD family protein: MKLKTDNPIPVKTRLKELLGDWLFISFYLISLFLLAMGFYNLVLGGIPSFTEAQSQLLAFSSSVLPLTIIFAWLDYRKGSLGKRWAGLQLVYKHRSLSHSLLRSAIKFFPWQLGHMGAIRSAYQADALSIFLSTSAGILFLIFLLMGLLRKDKRHPADLLARTQVQVKHQKQL, translated from the coding sequence ATGAAACTAAAAACTGACAATCCCATACCTGTCAAAACTCGTCTGAAAGAGCTGCTTGGAGACTGGCTCTTCATCTCATTCTATCTCATTTCTCTTTTTTTACTAGCTATGGGCTTTTACAATCTGGTTCTAGGAGGCATTCCTTCATTCACTGAAGCTCAGAGCCAACTTCTGGCTTTTTCTAGCTCCGTCCTGCCTCTAACTATCATCTTTGCTTGGCTAGACTATCGAAAAGGAAGTCTTGGCAAGCGTTGGGCAGGTTTACAGTTGGTTTACAAACATAGGAGCCTTTCCCACAGCCTTTTGCGCTCTGCTATCAAATTTTTCCCTTGGCAGCTGGGACATATGGGAGCTATCCGTAGTGCTTATCAAGCAGATGCCCTGTCAATTTTCTTGTCAACTTCAGCAGGGATTCTCTTCTTGATCTTTCTGCTGATGGGACTGCTTCGCAAGGACAAACGCCATCCAGCTGATTTGCTTGCTAGAACACAAGTTCAGGTCAAACATCAAAAACAGCTCTAG
- a CDS encoding helix-turn-helix domain-containing protein: MKLADKLFELRKEKGWSQEKLAEQINVSRQSISKWESGQALPELEKIVELSKIFQVTTDYLLLEESDKPEIKPVLSEDEKDRYYKEVKSYGFWQVLYIFISALAIFLFFAGSSFPATFTALVWLTFFLLIASAMAINKALKIKKKYLDKVIGLDDSEKEGAQDETKN; this comes from the coding sequence ATGAAACTCGCTGATAAATTATTTGAACTAAGAAAAGAAAAAGGCTGGTCACAAGAAAAGCTGGCAGAACAAATCAATGTCTCTCGCCAAAGCATTTCCAAGTGGGAATCTGGCCAAGCACTGCCAGAGCTGGAAAAAATTGTAGAGCTGAGCAAGATTTTCCAGGTGACGACAGATTATCTGCTTTTAGAAGAAAGTGACAAACCAGAAATAAAACCTGTCCTCTCAGAAGACGAAAAAGATCGCTACTATAAGGAAGTGAAATCTTATGGTTTCTGGCAGGTTCTGTATATTTTTATATCAGCTCTGGCTATTTTTCTCTTCTTCGCAGGTTCCAGCTTTCCAGCAACATTCACTGCCCTGGTCTGGTTGACTTTCTTCCTCTTAATCGCATCAGCAATGGCTATTAACAAGGCACTAAAGATTAAGAAAAAGTATCTGGACAAGGTTATAGGCCTTGATGATTCTGAGAAAGAAGGTGCTCAAGATGAAACTAAAAACTGA
- the ruvA gene encoding Holliday junction branch migration protein RuvA, translated as MYEYFKGIISKITAKYIVLEVNSIGYILHVANPYAYSGRLHQEAKVYVHQVVREDAELLYGFATEEEKQLFLSLISVSGIGPVSALAIIAADDNAGLVQAIEQKNITYLTKFPKIGKKTAQQMVLDLEGKVVAADGLAESKAPVQTVDNQELEEAMEAMLALGYKAAELKKIKKFFEGTTDTAENYIKSALKMLVK; from the coding sequence ATGTACGAATATTTTAAAGGAATCATCAGTAAAATTACAGCCAAGTACATCGTATTGGAAGTCAACTCTATCGGCTATATTCTTCATGTGGCCAACCCCTATGCATACTCAGGGCGTCTTCATCAGGAAGCTAAGGTCTATGTGCACCAGGTGGTGAGGGAAGACGCGGAGCTCCTGTACGGTTTTGCGACTGAGGAGGAGAAGCAACTCTTTCTCAGCTTGATTTCAGTCTCAGGTATCGGCCCAGTGTCTGCCCTGGCAATTATTGCGGCGGATGATAATGCTGGCTTAGTGCAAGCCATTGAGCAGAAAAATATCACCTACCTGACCAAGTTTCCTAAAATTGGCAAGAAAACAGCCCAGCAGATGGTGCTGGACTTGGAAGGCAAGGTAGTGGCGGCGGATGGTCTGGCAGAAAGCAAGGCACCTGTCCAGACTGTGGATAATCAGGAGCTGGAAGAAGCCATGGAAGCCATGCTGGCTCTGGGCTACAAAGCTGCTGAGCTCAAGAAAATCAAGAAATTCTTTGAAGGAACGACGGATACAGCAGAAAACTATATCAAGTCAGCCCTTAAGATGTTGGTGAAATAG
- a CDS encoding DNA-3-methyladenine glycosylase I, whose amino-acid sequence MTKRCGWVKMNNSLYVAYHDEEWGKPLHDNQKLFELLCMETYQAGLSWETILNKRQAFREAFHFYDAQKIAQMTDADLDGLLDNPDIIRNKMKIYATRANAQAFLAVQKQFGSFNDFVWSFVDFKTIDNQITNYKEAPAKTELSESMSKALKKQGFKFVGPVCVYSFLEAAGLINDHENDCDFNPHRNTV is encoded by the coding sequence ATGACCAAACGATGCGGCTGGGTAAAAATGAACAACTCCTTGTATGTAGCCTATCATGATGAGGAGTGGGGCAAACCCCTCCATGATAATCAGAAATTATTTGAATTGCTCTGCATGGAGACCTATCAGGCTGGACTTTCTTGGGAGACCATTCTGAATAAACGTCAGGCTTTTCGGGAAGCTTTTCATTTCTATGATGCCCAGAAAATTGCTCAGATGACAGATGCAGATCTGGATGGTTTGTTGGATAATCCCGACATCATCCGTAACAAGATGAAGATTTATGCAACTAGGGCTAATGCCCAAGCTTTTTTGGCTGTTCAAAAGCAGTTTGGCTCTTTTAATGACTTTGTCTGGTCCTTTGTAGATTTCAAAACGATTGACAATCAAATTACGAACTACAAGGAAGCGCCAGCTAAGACAGAGCTGTCAGAAAGCATGTCCAAGGCGCTGAAAAAGCAAGGCTTCAAATTTGTCGGTCCCGTTTGTGTCTATTCATTCCTAGAAGCCGCTGGCCTTATCAATGATCATGAAAATGATTGTGACTTTAATCCACATAGAAATACCGTTTGA
- a CDS encoding helix-turn-helix domain-containing protein, with the protein MRWDYGKIYKEIRKSKGLTQEEICGDFLARSTLARIESGQVVPKFDTMIFLLRQIDMTLEEFKYICDYYQPSQRQKILNSLYNQGETIVGTKGLLQLKRECEAYLCKHSDIPIKHALDIINITIHLRQNGISETKEINATTNKIWAYLEKQDTWYESDFQLLSTILYFFPLENIKQFTQKILNSIKKYQSFRYGNNVQIGLLVNLSTIYLYNGLKRECAEITKYIYDLSKKEKRYDSLGLSQIRLGICKNDNELIKKGIALLQLTDEKELVKSLKEEIEKYR; encoded by the coding sequence ATGCGCTGGGATTATGGAAAAATCTATAAAGAAATTAGAAAATCAAAAGGGCTGACTCAAGAAGAAATTTGTGGGGATTTTTTAGCTCGCTCAACTTTGGCACGAATTGAAAGTGGACAAGTCGTGCCAAAGTTCGATACCATGATTTTTTTACTTCGCCAGATAGATATGACACTAGAAGAATTTAAATACATTTGTGATTATTATCAACCTAGTCAGAGACAGAAAATTTTAAATTCTCTTTATAACCAAGGTGAGACTATTGTAGGGACGAAAGGTTTGTTACAATTAAAGAGAGAATGCGAGGCATATCTATGTAAACATTCCGATATTCCGATTAAACATGCTTTAGATATCATCAATATTACTATTCATCTGAGACAAAATGGAATTTCTGAGACAAAAGAAATTAATGCTACTACCAATAAAATTTGGGCGTATTTAGAAAAACAGGACACTTGGTATGAAAGTGATTTTCAACTTCTTTCTACTATCCTTTATTTCTTCCCTTTAGAAAATATCAAACAATTTACCCAAAAGATTTTAAATAGTATAAAGAAATACCAATCATTTCGCTATGGGAATAATGTACAAATCGGTCTTTTAGTCAACCTTTCTACCATCTATCTTTATAATGGATTAAAGAGAGAATGCGCTGAAATTACTAAGTACATTTACGATTTGTCAAAAAAAGAAAAACGTTATGATTCCCTCGGGCTTTCACAGATTCGACTTGGAATTTGCAAAAATGATAACGAATTAATAAAAAAAGGGATTGCTCTACTACAACTTACCGATGAAAAAGAGCTAGTAAAATCTCTAAAAGAAGAAATTGAAAAATACCGTTGA
- a CDS encoding bacteriocin immunity protein translates to MRKAKEKELLHLLQEVYHLDTTKKDEKFSQLILSTVYKIENGKNASIECVRLIPFLNQYLLSAPSKELVDLQTFLQRESNFYRGWISFFSWF, encoded by the coding sequence GTGAGAAAAGCTAAAGAAAAAGAGCTTTTACATCTATTGCAAGAAGTATACCATTTAGATACGACTAAAAAGGATGAGAAATTTTCACAGCTAATCTTATCTACTGTTTATAAGATTGAAAATGGTAAGAATGCTTCAATTGAGTGTGTCCGTCTAATCCCTTTTTTAAATCAGTATCTATTGTCTGCCCCTTCAAAAGAATTAGTAGACTTACAGACCTTCTTGCAAAGGGAAAGTAATTTTTACAGGGGCTGGATTAGTTTTTTTAGCTGGTTTTAG
- a CDS encoding competence/damage-inducible protein A yields the protein MKAEIIAVGTEILTGQIVNTNAQFLSEKLASLGIDVYFQTAVGDNENRLLSVLEIAQGRNNLIILTGGLGPTEDDLTKQTLAKFLGRELIFDSQAVEKLDRFFASRPDYARTPNNERQAQLVEGSTPLPNATGLAVGGLLEADGVTYVVLPGPPSELKPMVNNELVPLLSTGQKLYSRVLRFFGIGESQLVTILSEMIEQQSDPTIAPYAKTGEVTLRLSTKALSQVEADTKFEAVEKEILEHKTFEGQSLSEIFYGYGDDNSLAQVAFELLKSQGKTISAAESLTAGLFQATLADFAGASSIFSGGFVTYSMEEKSRMLDIPLGDLEEHGVVSAFTAGKMAEQARKLTESDLAVSLTGVAGPDSLEDHPAGTVFIGLASASGTETIKVNIAGRSRRDVRKIAVLHAFNLVRKTLLNS from the coding sequence ATGAAAGCAGAAATTATTGCTGTGGGCACTGAGATTCTGACGGGTCAGATTGTCAATACCAATGCCCAATTTTTATCTGAAAAACTTGCGAGTCTGGGGATTGATGTTTATTTTCAGACAGCAGTAGGGGACAATGAAAATCGTCTCCTATCTGTTTTGGAAATTGCTCAAGGGCGCAATAATCTGATTATCCTAACAGGAGGCTTGGGGCCAACAGAGGATGATTTGACCAAGCAGACCTTGGCTAAGTTCTTAGGACGTGAGCTCATTTTTGACTCACAGGCTGTGGAAAAGCTGGATCGCTTTTTTGCTAGCCGGCCAGATTATGCTCGAACGCCCAATAATGAGCGTCAGGCCCAGCTGGTCGAAGGTTCGACTCCGTTACCAAATGCGACTGGTTTAGCTGTCGGAGGATTGTTAGAAGCAGACGGAGTGACCTATGTAGTCCTGCCTGGCCCGCCTAGTGAGCTTAAGCCTATGGTTAATAATGAGTTGGTTCCCCTCTTATCCACAGGCCAGAAATTATATTCACGGGTGCTGCGTTTCTTTGGTATCGGCGAGAGTCAGCTAGTGACTATTTTGTCAGAGATGATTGAGCAGCAGAGTGACCCCACCATTGCTCCTTATGCAAAGACAGGGGAAGTTACCCTACGACTGTCCACCAAGGCTCTGAGTCAGGTAGAAGCTGACACCAAGTTTGAGGCTGTGGAAAAGGAAATTTTGGAACATAAGACTTTTGAGGGGCAATCACTGTCAGAGATTTTCTATGGTTACGGGGATGACAATTCCTTGGCACAGGTGGCTTTTGAGTTGCTGAAGAGTCAAGGGAAGACGATTTCGGCGGCGGAGAGTCTGACAGCAGGCCTCTTTCAAGCGACCTTGGCTGATTTTGCTGGAGCCTCTTCCATTTTTTCAGGTGGCTTTGTCACCTACAGCATGGAGGAAAAGAGCCGGATGCTGGATATTCCGTTGGGAGACTTGGAGGAGCATGGAGTTGTTTCAGCTTTTACGGCAGGGAAAATGGCAGAGCAGGCTAGAAAGCTGACCGAAAGCGACTTAGCTGTCAGTTTGACAGGTGTGGCAGGCCCAGATTCACTGGAAGATCATCCTGCAGGGACCGTTTTTATCGGTTTAGCTAGTGCTTCAGGAACGGAAACTATTAAGGTCAATATTGCTGGACGCAGTCGTCGTGATGTGCGGAAAATTGCTGTTCTGCACGCCTTCAACCTAGTACGAAAAACTTTATTAAATAGCTGA
- the recA gene encoding recombinase RecA, giving the protein MAKKQKKLDEISKKFGDERQKALDNALKNIEKDFGKGAIMRLGERAEQKVQVMSSGSLALDIALGAGGYPKGRIIEIYGPESSGKTTVALHAVAQAQKEGGIAAFIDAEHALDPSYAAALGVNIDELLLSQPDSGEQGLEIAGKLIDSGAVDLVVVDSVAALVPRAEIDGDIGDSHVGLQARMMSQAMRKLSASINKTKTIAIFINQLREKVGVMFGNPETTPGGRALKFYASVRLDVRGNTQIKGTGDEKDTNVGKETKIKVVKNKVAPPFKEAFVEIMYGEGISKTGELIKIATDLDIIKKAGAWYSYNDEKIGQGSENAKKYLADHPEVFDEIGRQVRVRYGLIEGDELVEAVGSKADSPVETLEEVTLDLDDAIEIEE; this is encoded by the coding sequence ATGGCAAAGAAACAAAAAAAATTAGACGAAATCTCAAAGAAATTCGGCGATGAGCGCCAAAAAGCCTTGGATAATGCTCTTAAAAACATTGAAAAGGATTTTGGTAAGGGAGCCATTATGCGTCTTGGCGAGCGGGCAGAGCAAAAGGTTCAAGTTATGAGTTCTGGCTCTTTGGCCTTGGATATTGCCCTTGGTGCCGGTGGTTATCCTAAGGGACGGATTATTGAGATTTACGGACCAGAGTCTTCTGGTAAGACAACCGTTGCTCTTCACGCAGTTGCTCAAGCGCAAAAAGAAGGTGGTATCGCTGCCTTTATCGATGCTGAGCATGCTTTGGATCCGTCATACGCGGCTGCTCTGGGTGTTAATATTGATGAGTTACTGCTGTCTCAACCTGACTCTGGCGAACAGGGACTGGAAATTGCCGGTAAGCTGATTGACTCAGGTGCGGTGGACTTGGTGGTTGTGGACTCCGTTGCAGCCCTGGTACCACGTGCAGAAATCGATGGCGATATCGGCGACAGCCATGTCGGCTTGCAGGCTCGGATGATGAGCCAGGCTATGCGCAAACTGTCTGCTTCTATCAACAAAACGAAGACAATTGCGATTTTCATTAACCAGCTGCGTGAAAAAGTTGGCGTTATGTTTGGTAATCCTGAAACAACACCAGGTGGTCGTGCACTGAAGTTCTATGCTTCTGTCCGTTTGGATGTCCGTGGTAATACTCAAATCAAGGGAACTGGTGATGAGAAGGATACCAATGTTGGTAAAGAGACTAAGATCAAGGTCGTTAAAAATAAGGTGGCTCCGCCATTCAAAGAAGCCTTTGTGGAAATCATGTACGGAGAAGGTATTTCTAAGACAGGTGAGCTGATCAAGATTGCGACTGATTTGGATATCATCAAAAAAGCTGGTGCTTGGTACTCCTACAATGATGAAAAAATCGGCCAAGGATCTGAAAATGCTAAGAAGTACTTGGCTGATCATCCAGAAGTCTTTGACGAAATTGGCCGCCAGGTTCGTGTACGCTATGGTTTGATTGAAGGTGATGAGTTGGTAGAAGCGGTTGGCAGCAAGGCTGACAGTCCTGTGGAAACGCTGGAAGAAGTGACTCTGGATTTGGACGATGCCATCGAAATTGAAGAGTAA
- the spx gene encoding transcriptional regulator Spx, whose product MITIYTVSSCTSCKKAKTWLNAHQLTYKEQNLGKEGITKEELLDILTKTENGIASIVSSKNRYAKGLGVDIEELSVNEVLDIIMETPRILKSPILVDDKRLQVGYKEDDIRAFLPRSVRNVENAEARLRAAL is encoded by the coding sequence ATGATCACAATCTATACTGTCTCAAGTTGTACTAGTTGTAAAAAAGCAAAAACCTGGCTAAACGCTCATCAATTAACTTATAAAGAACAAAATTTAGGCAAAGAAGGCATCACCAAAGAGGAACTTCTGGATATTTTAACCAAAACAGAAAATGGTATCGCGAGCATTGTTTCATCCAAAAACCGCTATGCTAAAGGTTTGGGTGTTGACATTGAAGAGTTAAGTGTCAATGAAGTTCTTGACATCATCATGGAGACCCCGCGTATTTTGAAAAGTCCTATTTTAGTGGATGATAAACGTCTCCAAGTTGGTTACAAAGAAGATGATATCCGTGCTTTTCTGCCACGTTCTGTTCGCAATGTTGAAAATGCAGAAGCTCGTCTACGGGCAGCTCTCTAA
- a CDS encoding SP0191 family lipoprotein, which translates to MKKILVGLGLSVALLAGCGHKKTETNSNAADKKEISNNLPIIDNAKQQEMITRTLVFPKDERGNQQSQTVTYQGEHFKRLVVERLTATDDEMKEAIKQMGLEEAQKSLNESLEQDADYVQARGLQGFSGSVTILNENELKMTSTYDFESLDIEKAASMPYFQNLKLKEMIKLTPEEYINNLLMNGAEEQK; encoded by the coding sequence ATGAAGAAAATTTTAGTAGGACTGGGATTGAGTGTAGCACTGTTAGCAGGCTGTGGACATAAAAAGACAGAGACGAATTCGAATGCGGCTGACAAGAAAGAAATCAGCAATAATCTGCCTATCATTGATAATGCCAAGCAGCAGGAAATGATTACTCGGACGCTTGTTTTTCCAAAGGATGAACGAGGAAACCAGCAGAGCCAGACAGTGACTTATCAGGGAGAGCATTTCAAACGCTTGGTCGTTGAAAGGTTGACTGCGACTGATGATGAGATGAAAGAAGCCATCAAGCAAATGGGGCTGGAGGAAGCGCAGAAGTCGCTCAATGAGTCACTGGAGCAGGATGCAGACTATGTGCAGGCTCGTGGACTTCAAGGCTTCAGCGGTTCAGTGACAATTTTGAATGAGAACGAACTGAAAATGACTTCTACCTATGACTTTGAGAGTTTGGATATTGAAAAAGCAGCGTCTATGCCTTATTTTCAAAATCTCAAGCTCAAAGAAATGATCAAGCTGACGCCAGAAGAATATATCAACAATCTCCTGATGAATGGAGCAGAAGAGCAGAAATAA
- a CDS encoding IreB family regulatory phosphoprotein has protein sequence MGFTDETVRFNLDDSNKKEISETLTDVYKSLNEKGYNPINQIVGYVLSGDPAYVPRYNNARNQIRKYERDEIVEELVRYYLKGQGVDL, from the coding sequence GTGGGATTTACAGATGAAACAGTACGTTTTAATCTCGATGATTCAAATAAAAAGGAAATTAGCGAGACTTTGACCGATGTCTACAAGTCGCTCAATGAAAAAGGATACAATCCAATCAATCAAATCGTGGGATACGTACTCAGTGGTGATCCTGCGTACGTACCTCGCTATAACAACGCCCGCAATCAAATCCGCAAATATGAGCGCGATGAGATTGTTGAGGAGTTGGTTCGTTATTATTTGAAAGGACAAGGCGTCGATCTCTAA
- the ruvX gene encoding Holliday junction resolvase RuvX, whose product MRIMGLDVGSKTVGVAISDPLGFTAQGLEIIPIHEDKGEFGLERLGELVKEYKVDKFVIGLPKNMNNTSGPRVEASQAYGQRIAELFGLPVDYQDERLTTVAAERMLVEQADISRSKRKKVIDKLAAQLILQNYLDRNF is encoded by the coding sequence ATGAGAATTATGGGATTAGATGTGGGCTCAAAAACGGTTGGGGTTGCCATTAGTGATCCTCTTGGTTTTACGGCTCAAGGACTGGAGATTATTCCGATTCATGAAGATAAGGGCGAATTCGGCCTAGAGCGCTTGGGCGAGCTGGTTAAAGAGTATAAGGTTGATAAGTTTGTCATTGGCCTGCCTAAGAATATGAACAATACCAGCGGGCCTCGAGTGGAGGCCAGTCAGGCTTATGGTCAGCGGATTGCTGAGCTGTTTGGTCTGCCGGTTGACTATCAGGATGAGCGCCTGACGACGGTGGCTGCCGAGCGCATGCTGGTTGAGCAGGCGGATATTAGCCGCAGCAAGCGCAAGAAAGTTATTGATAAGCTAGCCGCACAGCTGATTTTGCAGAATTATCTGGATCGAAATTTTTAG
- a CDS encoding DUF1292 domain-containing protein codes for MTHDHNHDHEHEERELITLVDEQGNETLFEILLTIDGKEEFGKNYVLLIPANAEEDENGEVEIQAYSFTENEDGTEGDLQPIPEDSDAEWDMIEEVFNSFMEE; via the coding sequence ATGACACATGATCATAACCATGACCACGAGCATGAAGAGCGTGAATTAATCACCTTGGTTGACGAGCAGGGGAACGAAACTTTATTTGAAATTCTTTTGACCATTGATGGTAAGGAAGAGTTTGGCAAGAATTATGTTCTTTTGATTCCGGCTAATGCGGAAGAAGATGAGAACGGTGAGGTAGAGATTCAAGCTTATTCCTTTACTGAAAATGAAGATGGCACAGAAGGTGACCTGCAGCCAATCCCAGAAGACTCAGATGCTGAATGGGATATGATTGAAGAAGTCTTCAACAGTTTTATGGAGGAGTAA